One region of Wyeomyia smithii strain HCP4-BCI-WySm-NY-G18 chromosome 3, ASM2978416v1, whole genome shotgun sequence genomic DNA includes:
- the LOC129728595 gene encoding uncharacterized protein K02A2.6-like codes for MSRRALPSSPWIDLAIDFLGPLPCGSYLLVFIDYFSRYEEVEIMSKITAKDTVSRLDRIFTRLGYPRAITLDNAKQFIGTDLDAYSKAKGILLNHSTSYWPQENGLIERQNRSLMKRLQISHALGRDWRQDLHDYLIMYYTTPHSVTGKTPTELMYGHTIRSKLPAVDDVETYFLLGLLGWACVSRSGPSAESEREGNRGHTSSSKTVIN; via the coding sequence ATGAGCCGACGGGCATTACCGTCATCACCTTGGATCGACCTAGCAATAGATTTCCTTGGTCCTTTGCCTTGTGGATCATATCTGTTAGTATTCATTGATTACTTTAGCCGCTACGAGGAGGTGGAAATCATGTCTAAAATCACGGCCAAGGATACGGTAAGCCGGCTGGATAGAATATTTACTCGTTTGGGTTATCCTCGAGCCATAACCTTGGACAACGCCAAGCAGTTTATTGGTACCGACTTGGACGCGTACAGCAAGGCCAAGGGAATATTGTTGAATCATTCAACGTCATATTGGCCCCAAGAGAATGGGCTGATTGAACGGCAAAATCGATCACTAATGAAAAGACTTCAGATTAGCCATGCTCTCGGCAGAGACTGGAGGCAGGACTTACATGATTATTTAATCATGTACTATACCACGCCCCATTCAGTTACCGGGAAAACGCCAACAGAACTCATGTACGGACACACGATTCGATCAAAGTTACCAGCAGTGGATGATGTTGAGACGTACTTCCTGCTGGGCCTGCTGGGCTGGGCCTGCGTTTCGAGATCGGGACCAAGTGCTGAAAGCGAAAGGGAAGGAAATAGAGGACACACTTCGTCGAGCAAAACGGTCATCAATTGA